In the genome of Microcoleus vaginatus PCC 9802, the window CTCTGACTCTGGAACGGGAAGATTTAACTCGTGCTGTCGAACCTGATACTTGTTTCTACATTCAAAATGAAGCCAGCGTCAGAGGTAAAAGAGATATCAACCTCCCAGAGGATTTGCCGCCTGATTTAGCAATAGAGTCGGATTACACGAATTCTTCAGTTAATAAAGATTCCATATATGCTGCTCTTGGTGTTCCCGAACTTTGGAGGTATCGGCGGGAATCTCTGCAAGTTTATCACCTTGTAGATGGGAAATATGAAATGTGCGATCGCAGTTTAGCTTTTCCTTTTTTACCGATTGCAGAAATTCCCGGTTTCATCGAACAAAGCCGAACAGTCGGACAGCGTGCGGCAGTGCGTTTGTTTCGGCAAAGAATTAGAGAGATTTTGCCTAGTCAAAGTTAACCTCAAGTTATATAATACAGCATATTGCACGTCTATTTTGTAAAATTTACCTATGGTTGAAATCAATCCTTTCCCTGAAAATTTTTTAGAGCAAGCCAGAGAGCAAGCAGCCTCCACCACCCAAAGAGAAAAAAAACTCCAAGCAGATTTGGAAGAAATGAAAGACTTTCGCAAGGTATGGGAGGACCTTAACCTATTCCTTCATAAACAGTGGCCGCTGCACTGCCTGGATTTATTAGATAAGCACAAGCCCCTTATAGATAGGATTAGGGTTGATCAGTCCCCTGAAGTTTCCCTACTGGATGATATTTATCGGGTAGCCAAAGAGCGGGCTGAAGAGCTTAAGCCACATCGGTTTCCAGCCTATTTAGAAAAAGCTTGTCAGGCGACTAGCTTACAGTTAGATCAAGACAGTCGTCATCCCCGCTACAAGTTTGAGAAAGGATTCTTTCAGCTTGATATAGATGACAAAAAAAAAACAGCAAGCTTGTCTAACTATGAATCATCAAAAATGGTTGAATTCCCTGCTGACATAGGAGCTATAGTTGAGGTTGTACAACGAGAACACAAGAGGATTTTTGGGCGAACTTTTGATGGCAAAAAGTTTCTTAAAAAGCTCCTATCCCAATATTTGGCAATACTAAAGAAAGATAAACTATCAGATGGCTCAACCATTCCTATTCGCAATATCACGCAACGTCTCGGAAAGAACGAAAGTGGATTTCGTACAGATGAATTCCTCATCGACCTTTCACGGCTGGTTGAGCAAGGGCCAATAGAGATTGATGGCTGCCGTCTGGAATTACAACAGACGAAAGAAACTAATCAAGGAATGCTTCTTCACATAGAGCAAAAACGCTATATCGGTTTCATGTTCTTTAAAAAGGTGTAATTATGGCTCAGCGCATTGCTACTCAGGTTGTTGAGTCACTTCGCAAAGGTACTCCACCCCAGCGTGGTGTTGATTTATATTCGGTAGGAAATGAAAAATTAATCGCAGGGATTAAAAAATTTCATTTAAGCGGTATAGAAGAAAAGGGAATCATCCGTTTTATCAGCGGTTCGTGGGGAGCCGGAAAAACCCATTTCTTTAGGTTGCTTCGGGAAGTCGCCTTTCAAAATAACTGCCTAGTCTCTAATGTACAGTTGGATAAAGCAGCAGCTTTAAATAAGTTTGAGAGCGTTTTTTATTCTATTTTGCGGAATATTTCAACGAGATCTTACTTAACTGAAAACGAAGCAGCACCCTTTGGGCAAGTTTTAAAAGAATCTTTAGCTTATTTATCTACAGGCAATTGTAAAGTTAGTAACGAAGTTTCCTACGAGGATTACGTTAAAGCTAGAGAAGCTCTGATTCTCGATAGGAGCATTGATATTGATTTTAAAAAGATGATTCAAAAATACTGGGAAACTTTTCTGCCTGAATCCCCCGATCTAGCTCTTCAAGAACAAAATAGAGCTGAAATTCTCCAATGGTTCAGTGGAGAAGGTAGCGTGGCCATGTACCGGAAGCGATTTGAAGTTAACAAAATTGTTAATAAAGACAATGCGAAACTAATGCTACAATCCCTTGCTGGATTTGTGAGACTTTCCGGCTACAAAGGATTACTCATCCTGTTTGATGAGGCTGAACAGGCTTACTCTATTATGCGTAAATCCTCTCTACGGGATGCTCACAACAATTTGTTATCTCTGATCAATAATATTGAAGCCCTGAAGGGTCTGTTTCTCATCTATGCAACCACACCTGACTTTTTCACAGACCCCAAACACGGAATCATAACCTATGGAGCTTTAGAAGGACGAATCGGCAAGCCAGAGCAACAACGTCAACCGAGAGCATTAGATACTATCTGGAATTTTGATCAGGTAGTAACAGAGCTATCAGACTATCAGAGTGCGGCTAAGAAAATCCTGAGTATTTATGCAACTGCTTATCCAGAAGCGACACGAGAATTACCTTCTGAAGTAAAAGTTGAATTTTTTGTAAAAGAACTTTATGAAATTCATCCGGCCCTCAGTGGTGTTCGCTTTTGGCGCGTCCTAGTAACAGCTTTGATTACACATTTTGATGACCATCTTGAAGGAGAAACCAGGTCAGCGGAAACTATATACGACGACGTAATGGATCATCTTAGGGAGGAATAATCGGTGAATGTAGAAGTGCAGCGAGTCATTGAATCTCTTCGTCTTGGAATTCCCCCTGATGGTCATGTACGCTACTTCACAGTAGGTAGACTGTCAGAGATTACGGAGCTGACCGCTAGGCTTCAACAAGGAAAAACCGATGCGCTATTGCTAAAAGCTAACTACGGTTCTGGCAAAAGTCACTTGTTGCGATTTATCCGTGAAACCGCTTTAAAAGCAAATTTTGCTGTTAGTTCCGTAACACTGGATGCTAAATCTGCTGTCCGTTTCAATCGCATGGATCAGATGTTGGGTGCAGTCTGGCGTGGTTTAGAAATTCCAAACAACTCTGAAGATAGAGGTGTCCGCGCTTTCTTCGACTGGGTTTGCGAACAAGCACGTGAGAGTAAAGGAACAGCAGGTAAGCAATGGCAAAAAATAACGAATAACGGGCAATGGGATTTTTCTCAATCCCTTGAATCTCCAGCTACTTTTATTGCCTTGCGCGCTTGGATGAGCGGAAGAGTCAATAAATATTTAGTAGAGGATTTGCTGTTTCAAAAAAGTAATTATAAGACACAGGATCTTTATCAAGAGTTGATACATAAAAGCCGGATGTGCTACCGAAAAGAACTAGAATTAACTCGCACAATTAAGTGGCAAAACTATACAACAAAGGCACTTTTGTTTGACTTTAAATCTCAAGGTTACGCTCAGTCTTGGGCAGCAATTAGAGATATTCATACCCTTGCTTGTGCTTCGGGAATGAGGGGGATTATCATACTTTTCGATGAATTTGAGGATGTTTTATCTAACATTACAAATATAGCCCATCAAGAAATGGCATTTCAAAATCTATTCCAGTTTTTTGCAGGTCAGCAATTTCAGGGCATGAGTTTTTTTGCTGTGACACCAGAATTTGTCAGCAAGTGCAGGAAGCGTCTGATTAGTAAGGGTCGGTGGGATTATGACTATGCTCAATTGGATAGGCTTTCTACCTTTGAAATGAGTCCCCTAGAGATCAGTCAGTTACAAGAGTTAACCATAAAGATTAAGGAGTTTCATGGAATTGCTTATGGATGGGATACTAATTCATCGGCTATTGAACTAGGTCTGAGTGCGGTTGTCAAAAAAAATGGCTCTATTGCAGTTCAAGACCGTACTCGTCAAACGATTAAAGAAGTTGTGAAGTTTTTAGACCGACAGCTTGAGGAAATAGAATGAGTAGCATTGAATTGTTAGAGCGCCGTGTTGCTTCAGCATTTTATGGAAGTTTTACAACTTTGCGTCCGGTACAAGAAGCTGCTATTGAACTGCTAGTAAAGGGTCAAAATATTGTCCTCTCTTCTGGTACGGGTTCTGGGAAAACTGAGGCTGTTTTGGCTCCGTTGCTAAGTCGTTATTGGCGAAAAGCTGTCACAACTGAAGCCTTGATTCTGATTTATATTGCCCCTACGAAGGCACTGGTGAACGATTTAGGCAAGCGGCTGTATCCGCCATTGGATAAATTGGGACTTCGTGTTGGCATACGTCATGGCGATCGCGATGATTTAGTATCTGGGCAAACACCCCATGTTCTACTAACAACGCCAGAATCGCTGGAAGTGCTACTTTTCCGCAAAGATGCAACTTTACAAACAGTTTGCGCTGTAGTTATTGACGAGGTGCATCTTCTCTACAACACGCAGAGAGGATTGCAACTATCTGTCCTACTTCAAAGACTCCAACAAAGCTTAGGACAAGAGTTGCAATGGGCTGCCTTATCTGCAACAGTGGGGAGACTTTCAGATGTGCGCGATTTCTTGTTTGGATCAGCAGCTAGTGCTGAATTCCTTCAATTTCCTGCTCATCGTTCTATTGATGCCCATGTGCGGCATATTGCTGATGAAGCCAGCTTTCTGAAGCTCATTTGCAAGTTGACAGCAGGGAGACAGACTAAACTATTGATCTTTACTAATTCTCGCCGAGAATGTGAACGGTTAGCAGGAAGTTTGCAGCATGAAAAAAGGTTAACTTCCCTCATTTTTACTCATTACTCATCTCTCTCGCCAGAAGTTAGAGTGGAAACTGAGGAAAAATTTACTGCTGCAAGAACTGCGATATGTATTGCTACCAGTACATTAGAACTTGGTATTGACATCGGTGATATTGATGCTGTGATTCTTTGGGGATTACCCAGCGGGGTTGAATCATTCCTACAGCGAATTGGTCGCAGTAATCGACGCGCCAATAAAACAAATGTTATCTGCCTAGTACCGGATAATTCCGATCATATAATCTTTGAGTCGTTGCGTTTTATTGCTCTTGTCGATGCAGCGAAAAAAGGTGAGTTACCCATTCGCTCTCCCTATGAATTATTTGGAGCGATTGGGCAACAGTGTCTCAGCGTCATTGCATCGGATGGTGGTCGCTTCACTAGAATTGCAGAATTGTGCAAGCTATGCGATCACCGAGAGTATCTAGATCGCTCATCTATCGAAACAATACTTGGTGAATTAGCCAATAATAGTTATCTTCAGCGTCACGGTTTCAAAAATCAATATGGTGCCGGTGCAAACCTGTACAAGCTTGTCGATTATAGAATAATCTACGGAAACTTTGGTTCGGGGTCTCAAACTATAGAATTATGTTACAAATCTAAAGTTTTAGGTGAAGTTCCTGCTGAGAACTTACTCAGAGTTAGACCAGGAATGCTGGTACGTTTTGCAGGTAAAATTTGGCGGGTACGCAAGGCTTCGATGGCAGGTATCCTTGTTCAACCATCATCTGAAAAAGGTAGTGCCATTGATTTTACCTATGGGGGTAGAGGAATTAGCACAGATGCTTTTGTTTGCGATCGTGTCTGGCAAATCATCCACAATGAGGAATTGCCGAGTGAGGTTTTAACCCGGAGCCTACACGAAAGTTTAGAAAAAGCGAGAGATAACCTGCGAAGGATTTGTCGGATTGACCAAATTCCCTATATTCGTTCATCTAAAGGTATCCGCTATTTTACATTTGGAGGTTACTTGGTCAATAAGGCTGTAGCTCTGATTAATAAGCAACTAGATTACAAAGCTGATGATGTTTCGCTGCTGGTAATATCACCCATTAACTGGGCATCTATTCCCACAGAAGCACAAGCCTACGAATCAGTTTTTCATCGGCTGTTAGAGACATCTTCTGAACGATCTATTTATCAAACATTGCTACCTGCTGAGCTTCAATTGCGCGAATTCCTGCAAGATTGGTTAAGAAATGAGACAGTCCGCAGAGTATTGGTGAGATTGGCTCATTCTGATCCGGTGCTCGCCTCTCCTCAAATAGAAGTTTTATTTCCGGCTACTTATCGCTGAAAGGTTCAATATGATCTCACAGCTTTCTTAGATCATGGTCGTCCTCACTACGAACTTATTAACAGGATTATGTGCGATAGGCAAAATCTTCTTTGACAAATTGCTGCACTCTCTGCCAAACTCGCTCCAATAAATCTGGTGCGCTAACATCAAACCATTCAATTTCAGGATACGCTCGAAACCAGGTGCGCTGTCTCTTCGCAAATTGCCGCGTGTGCAAAATTGTTAATTCTTTGGCTTCTTCAAGCTTAATCTCGCCAGCCAAATATTGTTTCATTTCCTGATATCCCAGCGTGTTCAACAGTGGCAAGTCGCAGCCGTATTTTTTACACAAATATTCTACTTCAGCAATCCAACCGCGTTCTAGCATTTGTTCGGTGCGCTGTTTGATCCGATCGACCAAAACATCGATCTGGCAATCCAACCCTATTTGTAAAATAGGATAATTGGGAGGATTTTCGCCCTGCTGTTCGGAAATAGAGCGACCCGTGACATAAAATACTTCCAGTGCTCTTAAAGTTCTTACTGGGTCATTGAGGTGAATTTTCTCAGCGGCAGAGCGATCGACTTGCTGCAACATCGCGTAACATTGAGATTGTCCGAGTTCTGCAAGTTGCGATCGCAATTCGGGCATCGGCGCTACCCTCGGAATTTTCAAACCGCGCACGATCGATTTAATATATAAGCCTGTCCCTCCCACCAACAACAGAGGAGGAGACAGGGGAAAATCGACATCAGCAATTAATTTTTGAGCTTGCTGCTGGTACTCTGCTAGTGTCAGAGTTTCTGTCGGATCGCAAATGTCAATTAAGTGATGCGGTACACAAGTGCGATCGACCGCCGTCGGTTTTGCGGTTCCGATGTCAAATTCGCGGTACACTTGACGGGAGTCCGCACTCAGGATCGAGGATTGCAGTCGCGAAGCCAAAGCCAAAGCCACTCCAGACTTCCCCGTCGCCGTCGCCCCGCAAATCGTAATTAATCTAGGCATAAGCTGTCGCACATTTCCCTCTAAAAACTCTCAAATCCTCTCCTCTCCATGCTTTCTTCTCTCTCCATCCACTGATTCACCGCGATCGGGCTGGGCAGTCGCTAAGTAATCTCAAAACTATTCCCCTCCCTCCCCCTAATAAATTTCCCTTCAGAAAGCCCTAGCATCGCCTTTAACGGTTTTGTGCTATAATTTTAGGAGTTTTCCCATTTTAGAAGCTTTCGGGGCTTTAGGCCTCATTATTGGAGCTATTTTTGTATGACCAGCAGCTACAGCGCCGACCAGATTCAAGTTCTCGAAGGTCTCGAAGCAGTCCGTAAACGACCGGGGATGTACATCGGTACCACCGGCCCGCGAGGACTCCACCATCTAGTTTACGAGGTTGTGGACAATTCCATCGATGAGGCGCTGGCTGGCCACTGCACTCACATCGAGATTGACATCAACGCCGACGGTTCCGTTACCGTGACAGACGACGGCCGGGGTATTCCGACCGGCATCGTTGCCAAGACTGGCAAATCGGGAATAGAAACAGTAATGACTGTACTCCACGCCGGCGGTAAATTTGGCGGTGGTGGCTACAAGGTTTCTGGAGGATTGCACGGTGTAGGTATTTCTGTTGTTAACGCGCTGTCCGAGTGGGTAGAAGTGACAGTTTGGCGCGACCAAAAAGAACATTTGCAGCGCTACGAAAGAGGCTTTCCAGTTACTGAACTTAATGCCAAGCCCAACAAAGGCACTCGCACCGGCACTTCAGTTTCTTTCTTGCCAGATACTCAAATATTTAGCACTGGCATTGAATTTGATTACACTATACTCGCGGGGCGCTTGCGAGAATTGGGTTACTTGAATGCCGGCGTGAGAATTACCTTTAGCGACCACCGTTTGGAATTGCTCAAAAGTAGCGAACCTCGCATCGAAACCTACTGTTACGAGGGTGGAATCAAGGAATATATCGCCTACATGAACCGCGAAAAGCAGCCTCTGCACGAAGAAGTGATCTACGTGCAAGGAGAACGCAACAATGTGCAGATAGAAGTGGCTTTGCAGTGGTGCGTCGATGCTTTTAGTGACAACGTTCTCGGTTTTGCTAACAACATTCGGACGATCGACGGAGGCACGCACTTAGAAGGTTTGAAGGCTGTTTTGACGCGGACGATGAATTCGATCGCCCGCAAGCGCAACAAAATCAAAGAAAACGAGCCCAACCTCGCCGGCGAAAACGTTCGCGAAGGTTTGACAGCAGTGATTTCGGTCAAAGTCCCAGACCCGGAATTTGAAGGCCAAACTAAAACTAAGCTAGGAAATACAGAAGTTCGGGGAATTGTCGATTCCTTAGTAGGCGAAGTATTGACAGAATATTTAGAGTTTCGCCCCCAAGTAGCTGACGCTATTTTGGAAAAAGCAATTCAGGCATTTAAGGCCGCTGAAGCCGCCCGCCGTGCCCGCGATTTAGTGCGCCGAAAATCAGTCTTAGAATCGTCTCCTTTGCCGGGAAAATTAGCGGACTGTAGCTCCAGAGACCCCGCCCTGTCTGAGATCTACCTGGTGGAAGGGGATTCTGCAGGCGGATCTGCCAAACAAGGGCGCGATCGCCAATTCCAAGCAATCCTGCCTTTGCGGGGTAAAATTCTCAATATTGAGAAAACAGACGATGCCAAAATCTACAAAAATAACGAAATTCAATCGTTAATTACAGCACTGGGTTTGGGCATCAAAGGCGAAGAATTCGATCCGGGTCAATTGCGGTATCACCACATCGTAATTATGACTGACGCTGACGTAGATGGTGCTCACATCCGCACGCTGTTGTTGACTTTCTTCTACCGCTATCAGCGCGCACTTGTAGACCAAGGTTACATCTATATTGCTTGTCCTCCTCTCTATAAAGTGGAACGGGGACGGAATCATTATTACTGTTACAGTGATCGCGAAATGAACAATCTCATCCGCAATGAATTTCCGGCGAATGCTAATTACACCATCCAGCGGTTCAAAGGTTTGGGTGAAATGATGCCGACACAGTTGTGGGATACAACGATGAACCCAGAAACTCGGACGCTGAAACGGGTGGAGATTGAAGACGCTGCTGAGGCAGATCGCATCTTTACGATCTTAATGGGCGATCGAGTCGCCCCCCGCCGCGAATTCATCGAAACCTACGGCCCCAAACTCAACCTCCTCGACTTGGACATCTAAATTAGCCATTAGCTAACAGTCGAGGACGAGCGACTAAGGACTAAACTTTTGCAGCAGTTTGAACCCTTGTGCCTTCCGAGGCACAAGGCTTTCTGCCGTTTGAGGCCGGTAGGTTTTGTTATAAAAATTAATACAATCTCTCATCAAATCGATCTAAGGTAAATGCTTAGGTAAATTTTAGATTTTTGGCGCATCCATCAGCTACCACAAAAATAGAAGGTTGGACAATATAGCATGAGCATCAATTTAGCGACCAAATTGCGTGAGGGAACCAAAAAGTCCCACACAATGGCAGAAAACGTCGGTTTTGTCAAGTGTTTTTTAAAAGGCGTTGTAGAAAAAACTTCTTACCGGAAGTTAGTAGGAAACCTCTACTTTGTCTACTCGGCAATGGAAGAGGAAATGGAACACCAAAAGCAGCATCCGGTTGTTTCAAAAATTTACTTTTCTGAGTTGAATCGGAAACAAAGCTTAGAGCAAGATTTATTTTACTACTACGGTGCGAATTGGCGCGAACAAGTAGCTCCGTCAGCCGCAGCTAAAGCCTACGTCCAGCGGATTCGCGAGATTTCGGCAACTGCACCGGAACTGTTAGTAGCTCATTCTTACACTCGCTACCTTGGCGATTTATCCGGCGGACAAATCCTGAAGGGAATTGCCCAGAGGGGGATGAATCTTTCCGAGGGAGAAGGCACTGCTTTCTATGAATTCCAGGATATTCCTGATGAAAAAGAATTCAAGGCTAACTACCGTCAGGCAATGAATGAACTGCCGATTGACGAAGCCACCGCAGAGCGAATTGTTGACGAAGCTAATGCAGCTTTTGGCATGAACATGAAGATGTTCATGGAATTAGAAGGCAATTTGATTAAAGCAGTTGGTCAGATGCTTTTCAATACCCTGACTCGGAAGCGCGGTGGTGCCAGTACCGAATTGGCTACTGCTGATTGAGTTAAAGCTTACTAGGGATAATTTGAGCCTCGTTTAAGAGGAAAACTTTAAATCCTGGGGGTTTGATGGCTGCTTTTACAGTCACCCAATCTCCGGGATTTTGCATGGTGGGCGATCGACTTTTTAACTCACAACTCAACACTTACAACTCAAAGATATTTAACGCCCCATGCCGCGATTAGGAGGCTCCTCGTCCGGGACAGGCAAAGAAGTTGGCCTTACTTGGCGCTCCAAATACTTGCTCAAAGCGTAAGCGATATCCCCACGACTCATCGGCTTCAAAGGATTAATCTTATTAGTTGCGAGATCAACATTAACAAACCCTTCATAAAGTGCAGTAGCTAGAGACTTTCTAGCCCAATTAGGAATTTCACCTGCATCTGGATACTTAGCTAAAATTTCGGAAATGCTGGAATCGGGAAACTGAAAAACCCCGTAAGCTTGAGCAAAAATCGCTAAAGCTTCAGCGCGAGTCACCCTTTGATTTGGGAAAAACATTCCGTCGCGATATCCACTCATTGTTCCCGTTTTCAAAACAGTTTGAATCGCACTGTAAGCCCAGTAACTCTTCGGTACGTCCGGCAATTCCCTATCCGGTTTCTGAGCGGTTTTCCGCCGTTCCAAACCAAAAGTTTTTACTAAAATCACCGCCAAATCAGCGCGACTGACAAGACCCTGAGCATGAAAATTGCCACTGGCATTTTTATTCATCAACCCTGCATTCACAACCCGGTCGATCGGGTCAATTATTTCTTGAGATTGAACCGCCATAAACACTCCTTGCAGTAGGGCGATCGCCAAAAAAATACTCACTAACCTTTTCACGATTTTAATTATTCCTGTCCCTAAAACAATCATGAAAACAGCAGTAATATTTTTTCCGGTTCCATCGGTATTATTCTGTGGTTTCGGGGGTGCGCTAGATTTGGGGATTATATATTAAAATCCAACATTTGCTTCCGGCAAAGCGCCCTGCATTTTACCCAGCCAATCAATCAAATTATCTAATTGCTTTTGGGCCGTCAAAACCGCCATACCTCGAATAGTAACCTTCCCCTTGCTGTAGACAAAACGAGAGCGCAAATGTTCCGGCAAATTAGCCTTGAGCAAATTCCAAGCAGGCTCCTCCATAGCTGTTTCCAAAACTATGTGCTGCTTATTCTCCGGTTTGATCCGAGAAAAACCGATTTTTTTAGCGATTTGTTTGAGTTCGACCACACGGATAAGTTGCTGGGCTGGAAGAGGAATCGGCCCATAACGATCGCACCAATCAGCCTGAATCTGCTGTAATTCTTCAGGGGTATTAGCAGAAGCCACAGACCGGTAAGCGCTCATCTTTTGATCCAAATCTGCGATGTAATCGGCAGGAATAAACGCCGTCAAAGTTAGGTCAATTTGCGCGTCTTCAACTTTCGGAATTTCCTGACCTTTAATTTCCCGAATAGCCTCCTCTAACATTTCAGCATACAAATCAAAACCGATCGCCTCCATTTGACCAGATTGTTCAGTACCCAAAACATCACCCGAACCGCGAATTTCCATATCTCGGACGGCCAACTGATAGCCCGAACCCAACTGGGCAAACTCTTGAATTGCCCGCAGCCGCTGCCTTGCAGCATCAGACAGCTTGTTCTGCTTGGGATAAAACAGCCAAGCATGAGCTTGAATCCCCGCGCGTCCCACCCGTCCCCGCAACTGGTAAAGCTGACCCAAACCAAAGCGCTGCGCGTCTTCAATTAAAATAGTATTGACACGCGGAATATCCAAACCCGACTCAATAATCGTCGTGCACACCAAAATATCGAAATCTGCCGCACTGAAAGTCAGCATGACCGATTCTAATTCCGAAGCATCCATTTGACCGTGGGCGATCGCAATTCTGGCAGACGGTACCATCTCCTGCAACTGAGCGGCCAACTCATCAATCCCCTCAATCCGCGGCACCACGTAAAAAACCTGACCGCCCCTGTCCAATTCTTGACGAATTGCCGATCGCACCACTTCCGGGTTATAGGGAGCCAAATGCGTCTGAATCGGGCGCCTGCTGGGAGGCGGAGTCGAAATCAAACTCATCTCGCGAATCCCCGACAGCGACATATACAAAGTCCGGGGAATCGGCGTTGCTGTCAGAGTCAGAACATCTACCTCTGTTTTGAGAGCTTTAATTGCTTCCTTTTGCTTAACTCCAAACCGCTGTTCTTCATCCACCACCAACAAGCCCAAATCCCGAAATTTAATGGCTTTGCTCAAAACAGCTTGAGTACCGACAATCACATCTAATTCCCCAGTCGCCAAACGCTTGTGAATCTCCCGGCGCTCGGTTTCCGTGCGAAAGCGATTGAGCAAACCAACTTCGATCGGATAAGGGGAAAAACGCTCTGAGAGCGTGTGATAGTGCTGTTGGGTCAAAATCGTCGTCGGCGCGAGCAAAGCCACCTGCTTGCCCGCCGTAACCGCCTTAAAAATCGCTCTCAGAGCAACTTCTGTCTTGCCAAAACCAACATCGCCACAGACCAAGCGATCCATCGGTCGATCGCCCTCCATGTCGCGTTTCACATCCTGAGTTGCCTTCAACTGATCCGGGGTTGGCTGGTAAGGAAAAGAATCCTCTAATTCTTGTTGCCAAGGCATATCAGGAGGAAAAGCGTAACCTGTTTGTTTAGCTCTTTTAGCATAAAGATTCAGCAAATCCACTGCCAATTTCTTAACAGCTTTGCGAACCTTTGTTTTAGTTTTTTCCCAAGTTTGGCCGGTCAGCTTGTTTAGATCCGGTACTTTATCGCCTACAGTCCGAAACCTCGACAAAGCCCCCAACTGATCTGCCGCCACTCTCAGAGTACCGTCAGCGTATTGAATCAATAAATACTCGCGAGTTTCGCGATCGATCGTCAAACGTTCCAACTTGATAAATTTACCCACTCCATGCTGGCGGTGAACCACATAATCACCAGGGCTTAATTTATTCGGGTCTACTTGCTTAGAAGCAGCGCGACGGCGCTTGCGGACGTAGCTAAAAGTAGCCAAAGAATGCTGACCGTAAAATTCCCTATCGGTAATTAAAACAATCCGAAAAGTCGGCAGAATAAACCCTTCCAATTCTGCCAGCCCGCTGTACTTCAAAGCAACCGGAATGTGCTGCAATTGCAATTTGTCGATCGCCAAATAATCGCGCGGATTCACCACAAACTGAGCCGGACAGTCGTGTTCCGAAAGCAGAGAAACCGATCGACTCGGTTGAGCAGAAACCAGAAAAATGGTAAAACCCCGATCGCGCTCTTCCCTGAGCATTTGAGACAGCTTCGCAAATTGGTGAGGCATCACCGGCACAGGCCTGCTGGCCAAATTAATCGCAGGCGCTAGCTGGTCGATATCCGCAGAGCTTTGAAATTTTTTAGCAGTAGGATCTTCTGCCAATTCTGAAAGTTCTAGCCGATCGAAAGCTGCGACATCTGCCATTGATTCAGCAAAAGTGCGGTGAATTTTCGGAACTTTCAAATTAGCAAGTGGCAATTTTTCTGTGGCCTCACCAGCAACTGCCGATTCCCGATTGCAATTATTCCACTGTTCCTGTGCATTCTCAAACCAGCGGTCGCTGTGACCTTCGCACCCTTGGGGTTCGTCAATAACAACTAAAGTATTTTCTGTCAAATAATC includes:
- a CDS encoding S-layer homology domain-containing protein, which codes for MIVLGTGIIKIVKRLVSIFLAIALLQGVFMAVQSQEIIDPIDRVVNAGLMNKNASGNFHAQGLVSRADLAVILVKTFGLERRKTAQKPDRELPDVPKSYWAYSAIQTVLKTGTMSGYRDGMFFPNQRVTRAEALAIFAQAYGVFQFPDSSISEILAKYPDAGEIPNWARKSLATALYEGFVNVDLATNKINPLKPMSRGDIAYALSKYLERQVRPTSLPVPDEEPPNRGMGR
- the mfd gene encoding transcription-repair coupling factor; translated protein: MTFSSIIRTLGRSPLATELLNKLKRHRCLQLNGIARLPKGLVASALAQQEGRSLLVVTATLEEAGRWVAGLEAMGWQTVHFYPTSEASPYELSYSDENEMTWGQMQVLADLVEKRETNANSKPIAIVATERALQSHLPPPAAFEPYCLTLKRGAVQDSKILDRQLVSMGYDRVALVEMEGQWSRRGDIVDVFPVAAELPVRLEWFGDDLEQIREFDPSSQRSLDKVERLVLTPTNFNTIIKAVLSEKKLDAINHLGSFDPENEGENEAERFVRRLLGLAFEQPASLLDYLTENTLVVIDEPQGCEGHSDRWFENAQEQWNNCNRESAVAGEATEKLPLANLKVPKIHRTFAESMADVAAFDRLELSELAEDPTAKKFQSSADIDQLAPAINLASRPVPVMPHQFAKLSQMLREERDRGFTIFLVSAQPSRSVSLLSEHDCPAQFVVNPRDYLAIDKLQLQHIPVALKYSGLAELEGFILPTFRIVLITDREFYGQHSLATFSYVRKRRRAASKQVDPNKLSPGDYVVHRQHGVGKFIKLERLTIDRETREYLLIQYADGTLRVAADQLGALSRFRTVGDKVPDLNKLTGQTWEKTKTKVRKAVKKLAVDLLNLYAKRAKQTGYAFPPDMPWQQELEDSFPYQPTPDQLKATQDVKRDMEGDRPMDRLVCGDVGFGKTEVALRAIFKAVTAGKQVALLAPTTILTQQHYHTLSERFSPYPIEVGLLNRFRTETERREIHKRLATGELDVIVGTQAVLSKAIKFRDLGLLVVDEEQRFGVKQKEAIKALKTEVDVLTLTATPIPRTLYMSLSGIREMSLISTPPPSRRPIQTHLAPYNPEVVRSAIRQELDRGGQVFYVVPRIEGIDELAAQLQEMVPSARIAIAHGQMDASELESVMLTFSAADFDILVCTTIIESGLDIPRVNTILIEDAQRFGLGQLYQLRGRVGRAGIQAHAWLFYPKQNKLSDAARQRLRAIQEFAQLGSGYQLAVRDMEIRGSGDVLGTEQSGQMEAIGFDLYAEMLEEAIREIKGQEIPKVEDAQIDLTLTAFIPADYIADLDQKMSAYRSVASANTPEELQQIQADWCDRYGPIPLPAQQLIRVVELKQIAKKIGFSRIKPENKQHIVLETAMEEPAWNLLKANLPEHLRSRFVYSKGKVTIRGMAVLTAQKQLDNLIDWLGKMQGALPEANVGF